The Bacillus oleivorans genomic sequence TATGCGCTACTTACGCAGCGAAAGCTAAGTTGTTGTTTTGTTTGCCAGTTATATTTAACTTGACGTTGATTACGAGGACGATCCCCCCGGCTCGCAACTCAAGCTCGACTACCCCTGTCGAATCCGTAGCGTCCCCATTATAAAAATGAGTAGTACAGGAATCCCGAGCAAACAGTTGCGTCATCCCTTTTCGATGACAATATCCATTATAACATGCTTACAGATTTACGCAAATGGTGGTTATTAACAGTCTTACCTTTGCCGTTCCTTAAAGGCACGCTCTATATCACGCTTAGCCTCTTTCCGTTTTAAGTCTTCACGTTTATCGTAATTCTTTTTACCTTTAGCTAAGCCCAATAAGATTTTCGCGTAGCCATTTTTAAGATATAACTTCACAGGAACCAAAGAATAGCCCTTTTCCTTTGTTTCCCCAATCAGTTTACTGATTTCCTTTTTATGAAGCAGCAGTTTACGGGTTCGTAAAGGATCGTGATTATACCGGTTTCCTTGCTCATAGGGACTGATATGCATATTGAATAAAAAGACTTCCCCGTTTTGAATTCTCGCAAACGAATCCTTGAGGTTGACTCTCCCTGCACGGATTGACTTAATTTCGGTTCCTTGCAAAACAAGCCCTGCTTCATACGTTTCTTCTATAAAATAATCATGATATGCTTTTTTATTCTGAGCAATCACTTTCCCTTGACCTTTTGGCATAAGCTTTTTCCTCCTCCAGCGTTACTATATTGTATCAAAAGGAGGTGCTCTACTCAATGATTAGGTCACATTACGGGCGGAATATAAAGGTTTAAAAATGTAAACACAGACAGATTTCCGACATCGACTAAAAAGTGTGAAAAAATCGGCCATCTTAGGCTTCCGATTCTGTAGTAGGCATAAGACCATACGAGTGACATAATAAGTAGAGAGACAAATATCATATAGCTACGGTTTGCAATTGAAAAAACGCCCCATAAAAGCGGATGACTCAAGATAAAAAATAATGTAGAATATAGAA encodes the following:
- the smpB gene encoding SsrA-binding protein SmpB translates to MPKGQGKVIAQNKKAYHDYFIEETYEAGLVLQGTEIKSIRAGRVNLKDSFARIQNGEVFLFNMHISPYEQGNRYNHDPLRTRKLLLHKKEISKLIGETKEKGYSLVPVKLYLKNGYAKILLGLAKGKKNYDKREDLKRKEAKRDIERAFKERQR